A segment of the Oncorhynchus clarkii lewisi isolate Uvic-CL-2024 unplaced genomic scaffold, UVic_Ocla_1.0 unplaced_contig_1546_pilon_pilon, whole genome shotgun sequence genome:
tgttattttgtagtgttccaggactatgtccaggctctaacagggtggtgttatattgttgtgttccaggactatgtccaggttctaacagggtggtgttatattgtagtgttccaggactatgtccaggctctaacagggtggtgttatattgtagtgttccaggactatgtccaggctctaaCAGGGTGGTGTTATACTGTGTTacaggactatgtccaggctctaaCAGGGTGGTGTTATACTGTGTTacaggactatgtccaggctctaaCAGGGTGGTGTTATACTGTGTTacaggactatgtccaggctctaacagggtggtgttatattgtagtgttccaggactatgtccaggctctaacagggtggtgttatactgtgttccaggactatgtccaggctctaacagggtggtgttatattgtagtgttccaggactatgtccaggctctaacagggtggtgttatattgtagtgttccaggactatgtccaggctctaacagggtggtgttatattgtagtgttccaggactatgtccaggctctaacagggtggtgttatactgtgttccaggactatgtccaggctctaacagggtggtgttatattgtagtgttccaggactatgtccaggctctaacagggtggtgttatactgtgttccaggactatgtccaggctctaacagggtggtgttatattgtagtgttccaggactatgtccaggctctaacagggtggtgttatattgtgttccaggactatgtccaggctctaacagggtggtgttatattgtagtgttccaggactatgtccaggctctaacagggtggtgttatactgtgttccaggactatgtccaggctctaacagggtggtgttatattgtagtgttccaggactatgtccaggctctaacagggtggtgttatactgtgttccaggactatgtccaggctctaacaggttggtgttatattgtagtgttccaggactatgtccaggctctaacagggtggtgttatactgtgttccaggactatgtccaggctctaaCAGGGTTGTGTTATGATGGAGTGGAGGGGCTGATCTACCTGGTGCTGTTCTCCTTCGTCACAGCTCTCATGTTCTCCTCCATCGTCTGCAGTGTGCCACACACCTGGCAGAGCAAGAGGTAACACACCggaacacacacctgaacacccacaacacaaacacctgaacacacacctgGCAGAGCAAGAGTTAGCACACCggaacacacacctgaacacatacAGCACCttaacacacacctgaacacatacAGCACCttaacacacacctgaacacatacAACACCttaacacacacctgaacacatacAACACCttaacacacacctgaacacatacAACACCTtaacacacacctgcacacatacAACACCttaacacacacctgaacacatacAGCACCttaacacacacctgaacacatacAACACCttaacacacacctgaacacatacAGCACCttaacacacacctgaacacatacAGCACCttaacacacacctgaacacatacAACACCttaacacacacctgaacacatacAACACCTTAACACACACATCTGGCCTATTCCCTGCTAAGACATTGATCAGAtcttactactactgctactgctactaatactactactactaatactactgctgctactactactactcctaatactactgctgctactactactactactactactactactgtacacagCCTTCATGTTTAGTATAGtgcatctgtctgtctatcagactctctcgtctgtctgtctgtctgaatgcgCCCGTCTCTCAGTTTGATTTCACATCTTCTAATTGGGTCAACACCATTATTTTCTGTCCCCCCTCATCCCTCcttctgtttcttctcctcttcctcgtcctccTTTCTCCTACCAATGTTCTGATTTGTACAAACCTGTGACTCGGAATGGGACGATGGAATCCTCAGTAACAGTTGATGGGAACACGGATCGTATCATATATAGATTAATAAGGGTCATTGACGGTTTTGGCCCATGGCGTAATATATTTTGTACTAAATACATTGGACTTCTCAATTGACATCTCTGTAGCGACAGAGATTCTGTGTGTCCCTCGTCGACTTCCTCCTGTGTTTCTATCATCGAGAAGAGAGGCCTTGGCAGAGTGCTTCGTGTAAGGACAGTCCTGCttttgtgctctgtgtgtgtggatgagttTTGGGCAGCTTTATATGCGAGTGTGGCAGCATTAGAACCTATTCTGAAATAGCACTGCTGCCCCCTGGTGGTGTGAAGAGATAACAGTTGAAGCCTCTCAGGCGAACCAGTGCTTGTCTCTTCACTGCCCGTGCAATCTACGGACCGATCTAAAGTTCTACAAACATGTTTTATACCCTGTGTAGTTGACCTGCACTCCGCTACCTTCCCAATAAGCACACGTCCTATCTgattatttcattatttttcGCTGACGATTGTTTTTTAATTTTTAGTTTATCATTGTATGTCACAGCAGAAAATGGTTCACCAGCAGCGGCCATTTTGACCTAATTTTAGTTTTCTTTGTGACATTTTGTATGACTTAAAAATTTTATGGTGCACTCAAGATTTCAGATGCATGAATCAAGTAACCTGAAATGAATGAATCAAATGGCttgaaataaattaatcaaattgctttttttaatttaacctttatttaactaggcaagtcagttaagaacaaattcttatttacaacgatggTCTAGgaacactgccttgttcaggggcagaacaacagaccttgtcagctcggggattcgatccagcaacctttcgctttactggcccaacgctctaaccactaggctacctgcctccccacttcCTCCTGAAGTGTGCTTGAAATTAATGAATCAAATGGCTTGAAAAGGAATGAATCAAATGGCTTGAAAAGGAATGAATCAAATGGCTTGAAAAGGAATGAATCAAATGGCTTGAAATGAATTAATCAAATGGTTTGAAATGAATGCTCATTATGGGGAGTCAGTCATTGCCTGCCGTTCAGGGGAATCGATTCCGATGATTCCTTTGTAAATAAGCTCTAcgcttctctcctgtcctcttgcTGTATCCCTCTGCTGCTGAGACAGAGCTGCTACTGATGACGGTGAGGAGGATGCTGAAAACTGCACGATATCTCTGGTTCCTTCTACAATTGGCTGAAATGGAACAAGTCTTGACTCCTGACTTCTGACTTCTGATCTTTGACCCCTAGACAGTGTTCTGTGAACCTCGTGTGCACCTGTGCTTTGTGGTGGGGTGGTGCCTGGGGGTTGATGGTGGTGGGGGTGTTTTGGGGTTATTCTTGCCTGGCATCTCTCCGTTGCACCAATACCAGTACAAGGGAATTAGGTGGTTTAGTGTGGACTTGGCCCCTAGTccctgatcttgggtcagtttttaATTTTCCTCATTTAATGGTAAAAGGTCAGGTTtgtgggaggggaagctgatcctagatctgtgggtTGAGGGGTGTATTATCCTCCTTCAAGGGTCCTAGGAGTCTGAGTTGACCCTCTgtcagctcctctctcctctgttctcactctcactgtctgtctcccctcacccctccttcccctcgcccggcccctcccctcccctcccccggcCCCTCCCCTTGGCCCTGGCCCCTCCCCTTGGCCCTGGCCAATGAAGGACGGATGATGAGGATGGAGAAGACGAGTCTGCTGCCCAAGGCAATCGGGGGGCGGGTCCTCATGATAACCTGTACCGCGTGCACATGCCCAGCCTCTACAGCTGTGGTAGCAGCTACGGCAGCGAAGCTAGCATCCCTGCTACGGCCCACACTGTCAGCAATGCCCCTGTCACTGAGTACATGTGAGTTAGCACCCCACCGGTAGCCGCTAGCTGAAACAACACACTGCCTGCTACACAAGCTAGCCACGCGATCTCCATTGCCTGCCATACATTATTGTAGCTAGCGAGTGAGTTAGCCTGCTAGCCACATGTCAGTTAGCACCGCTAGCAGAATCGACACACTGCCTGCTGTACAAGCTCAAGTTAGCCACGCGATCGCCATTGCCTGCCATACATTATCGCTAGCTAGTGAGTGAGTTAGCCTGCTAGCATAAACAAAACACTGCCTGCTATTAGTTAGCTATCAGTTACCCAAATGAAGCTACACTGCCTGCTCAGTGATATACATTAGGCTACATGTGAGTAAGCCTGCTAGCCATATCGGAGTTAGCTTTTACACATTGCCTGCCTGCC
Coding sequences within it:
- the LOC139395862 gene encoding protein tweety homolog 3-like produces the protein DYVQALTGLCYDGVEGLIYLVLFSFVTALMFSSIVCSVPHTWQSKRTDDEDGEDESAAQGNRGAGPHDNLYRVHMPSLYSCGSSYGSEASIPATAHTVSNAPVTEYMTQNANFQTPRCENTPLIGRESPPPSYTSSMRAKYLATSGPDQNRRSVPNDQLDPASRPHPLARPQSSVH